A single region of the Halichondria panicea chromosome 10, odHalPani1.1, whole genome shotgun sequence genome encodes:
- the LOC135343054 gene encoding uncharacterized protein LOC135343054 isoform X5 translates to MAGPEPDSRILLGVDTHLTPLFELIWDARSQWKEIGCKLGLTDGDTRAIKAESEHDTSQCLTKVLVQWMQTGKATIYDLLKALKSKDIDRSDIVSKIQSLEGEMRENVGLPKEISETKCEELALIGAPTLEELCEISLGADWYLLGLWLGLEDTTLSIIKYYEYSDVLSLSENLLVLKNVMFKKYMEKSYKTEHYRHFSSQLSLVVKYDVDDFFSKKYSTQVNKLEEIEQKLGDSHKVATFQKLFQTQQENRHGMKKNMLIALLRAHFIEEAEKFCSTQGMKLDDFMAENHLLFPDPLECVVSYASYLKGAYKQMPVMPNDWPPEIDIEQQYTKLALIHVSGYYKESSTMEHDYIHGKVDNIVAEKEEIEMNEVFYPIINLVTQKSRLTILMDGAPGVGKTTITRKLCIDWAKGEILKEYHLVILVELREFELNEKNEIVDILLFESLDQVKEVVKHLENPDSLGAHVLLIFDGFDELSAKNRSKQSLFSKIIAGKKLQNCSILITSRPYASGYLKTLQRVNRRVEVLGFSKQQIINYVEKNLVNKAHADTLIQMLKDRLDILSLCYIPLNCRIVLFVFQYLQHNLPATITELYETFILHTIKHHIEKCEENLDEIDDIRSTDSLSNLPPHILRNLDQLSNIAYTGMLQDKLSFQNDNKNVLRLGLLTSHHGITVKSMKCNYQFLHLTIQEFLAARHLMLSSENKLDFFRSHLEKVRFRMVCLFLAGLSKLKFLPPNEPLLGDTVLDLTSSIDEHKISAQDKFLLLAHIVYESQLLDSSQVIPIKSNILDLSGRHLTRFDATIIAKYISATPANHKWEVIDLKDCQLPDESSIYTAMHSINSKMIAIGMSKILSLGCVTFATVLPIMNAVTELSFFLIETISHDMMKEMCMAITSSQTLTKINLPSSEISKKSLTLSSRDMYDGMCTDSFNQLLGFVDTSTLSELSIPYLPHIFTSCDKCDQLPSNTLTSLCKLIERSSSLKYVNVSFCDLSSESIGALLSAVKNSIVSLNIIGNHLDSGVALPLRQIETTEIGGFSCKSKNKTIILEHLRYGHDDSLEYPHETFLVPDYISNVILILNEITKLEIPVSKLAVLWRANQHLKNFIMTIKYNLDWQLLNLEKEDYKPNEDSLLTGSALTRNSVSIMELCKSSITIECLKMLFRFVTDEVESIHIIDQTLLMGCDVLLCKLICLSKKIKAIDLFNCNLTKETLHSIVQSLSQSSSTIESINLEGNEIMEVKTICNLVSMLETVERVPAIVKIEIVGYTFNFRTFHDGYSSLSVTLKKAETIELEMLIEIMKFPSNIQRIHFTTSSHCILNAVLISKLIIKTPNLVDIFIPQLEGSCHDTATLAKSLVGQEKIVELKSVSNKSGFYFNISRKELNLPAMYSENLCICPNALQLFIQLPQPQYLKSCNFSGQRKAFEDCPNCGSKGETAVQALCDLLAQSKTLNFIELTDCYLNKKQLQKLSYTLRDLPQVQKLDVSGTSCDAESLTVLLTTNLKEMTFLEFSLIIILDKAIKYSWKTSTENSSMLIASLVKHLLQANQHTELIMADANLTELQIKQLTQLANSSITTFHILKCSFATPHLLVSGRTFEVLTFFSTSTTSKESLGLQFFKTLNHNSFLVVLEISFINLKVDCTSEDLGGTFQIMLEENQHLQELTLNACDIDATVLCQLMKGLSKNSKLKVLHLSLLKTLNESVGPAIEFMVKENRCLHTLGISFSDIHDSVYEHIATGLGSNFTLKDLVLDGFKVTTGYFRMSNFRPTIQSVDWRKVFTILNQNNSLQTLSISTNAISKEAFDALKELLQSGPIINLYTCQCQFSPCQIQELRTILQPKGKLIHNTPYPASLHNIRNTRHIEDRLHSHF, encoded by the exons ATGGCTGGACCTGAACCTGACTCAAGAATCC ttcTTGGAGTGGACACTCATCTGACGCCGCTGTTTGAGCTGATTTGGGATGCACGGTCACAGTGGAAGGAGATTGGGTGTAAGTTAGGTTTAACAGATGGTGATACCCGCGCAATTAAAGCGGAAAGTGAGCATGATACCAGCCAATGCTTGACTAAGGTACTGGTTCAATGGATGCAGACTGGCAAGGCAACCATTTATGATCTGTTAAAAGCATTAAAGAGTAAAGATATTGACCGCTCAGATATTGTCAGTAAAATACAATCACTGGAAGGAGAGATGCGGGAAAATGTAGGACTGCCTAAAGAAATTTCAG AAACCAAATGTGAAGAATTAGCTTTGATAGGAGCACCAACACTAGAAGAGTTGTGTGAAATTTCTCTTGGAGCAGATTGGTATCTACTAGGTCTCTGGCTCGGACTTGAGGATACAACATTAAGCATCATAAAGTACTACGAATATTCTGATGTCTTATCTCTCTCAGAAAATTTACTTGTGCTGAAAAATGTGATGTTTAAAAAATACATGGAAAAGTCTTACAAAACAGAACATTACAGGCACTTTTCTTCGCAACTGTCTTTGGTAGTAAAGTATGATGTAGACGATTTTTTCAGCAAAAAGTATTCGACACAAGTTAACAAATTAGAAGAAATAGAGCAAAAATTAGGAGATAGTCATAAAGTAGCTACATTTCAAAAACTATTTCAAACACAGCAGGAAAACAGACATGGAATGAAGAAAAATATGCTTATAGCACTTCTCAGAGCACATTTCATAGAAGAAGCTGAGAAATTCTGCTCAACACAAG GGATGAAACTAGATGATTTCATGGCCGAAAATCACTTATTATTTCCTGATCCTCTTGAATGTGTTGTAAGTTATGCTAGCTACCTAAAAGGAGCTTACAAGCAAATGCCTGTAATGCCAAATGATTGGCCTCCGGAAATAGATATTGAGCAACAATACACTAAGCTAGCACTTATTCATGTTTCTGGTTATTATAAAGAATCATCTACAATGGAACATGACTATATTCATGGAAAAGTCGACAATATTGTTGCTGAAAAAGAAGAGATTGAAATGAACGAAGTGTTTTATCCTATCATAAACTTGGTGACACAAAAGAGTCGCCTAACAATATTAATGGACGGTGCTCCTGGAGTTGGTAAGACAACCATCACTAGAAAACTATGCATTGATTGGGCCAAGGGTGAAATTCTCAAAGAATATCATTTAGTCATTCTAGTTGAGCTAAGAGAATTTGAACTTAATGAAAAAAATGAAATTGTGGATATTTTGCTTTTTGAGAGTTTAGATCAAGTGAAAGAGGTAGTTAAACACCTTGAAAATCCCGATAGTTTAGGTGCACATGTTTTATTAATATTTGATGGCTTTGATGAACTAAGTGCGAAGAATAGATCCAAGCAATCCCTCTTTTCCAAAATCATTGCTGGAAAAAAGCTTCAAAATTGCTCTATATTAATTACATCTCGGCCGTATGCTTCAGGGTATTTGAAAACACTACAACGTGTAAATCGGCGTGTTGAAGTTCTAGGATTCTCAAAGCAACAAATAATCAACTATGTGGAGAAAAATTTGGTCAATAAggcacatgcagacacactgATTCAAATGCTTAAAGATCGTCTTGACATACTTTCATTGTGCTACATTCCCCTCAACTGTAGAATAGTGCTCTTTGTATTCCAATATCTCCAGCACAACCTACCAGCTACCATCACAGAGCTATATGAGACATTtattttacatactataaaGCACCACATCGAAAAATGTGAAGAAAATTTGGATGAGATAGACGACATCCGTTCCACAGATAGTTTGAGCAATCTTCCACCACACATTCTACGCAATCTTGACCAGCTTAGCAATATAGCATACACTGGTATGCTACAAGATAAGCTTTCTTTCCAAAATGATAATAAAAATGTTTTGCGTCTTGGGTTACTGACCTCACATCATGGTATTACAGTAAAAAGCATGAAGTGTAACTACCAGTTTCTTCACTTAACAATTCAAGAGTTTCTAGCTGCTAGGCACCTAATGTTATCTTCAGAAAACAAACTGGATTTTTTCAGATCACATTTGGAGAAAGTCCGGTTTCGAATGGTTTGTCTTTTTCTGGCTGGTCTGTCAAAGTTAAAGTTTTTACCACCAAATGAGCCTCTTTTAGGAGATACTGTATTGGATTTAACCAGCAGCATTGATGAACATAAAATATCTGCTCAAGATAAATTTCTTCTACTTGCACATATTGTTTATGAAAGCCAGCTACTGGACTCTTCACAAGTGATTCCTATCAAATCCAACATTCTTGATTTATCTGGTAGGCATCTAACTCGATTTGATGCTACTATCATTGCTAAATACATTTCTGCTACCCCTGCTAATCATAAGTGGGAAGTTATTGACTTAAAAGACTGTCAATTACCAGATGAAAGCAGTATTTATACAGCAATGCACTCAATAAATTCTAAAATGATTGCAATAGGAATGTCTAAGATTCTATCATTAGGATGTGTTACTTTTGCTACAGTATTACCTATAATGAATGCTGTTACTGAGTTGTCATTCTTCTTGATAGAGACGATTAGCCACGACATGATGAAAGAAATGTGTATGGCCATTACAAGTAGCCAGACGttgacaaaaattaatttacCTTCATCAGAAATTTCAAAGAAAAGCTTAACGTTAAGCTCTAGAGATATGTACGATGGCATGTGTACGGACTCTTTCAACCAACTACTAGGATTTGTCGACACCAGCACATTATCAGAGCTTTCAATTCCATACCTTCCACACATTTTTACAAGCTGTGACAAGTGTGACCAGTTGCCATCCAATACCCTCACCAGCTTATGCAAATTAATAGAAAGGAGTAGTAGCTTGAAATATGTTAATGTCTCCTTCTGTGATTTATCAAGCGAATCTATCGGTGCCCTTCTATCTGCTGTAAAAAATAGTATTGTTTCTCTCAATATTATTGGAAATCACCTTGATTCCGGTGTAGCTTTGCCATTGCGCCAAATAGAAACGACCGAGATAGGTGGATTTTCATGCAAGAgtaaaaacaaaacaattattCTAGAGCATTTGAGGTATGGTCATGATGACAGTTTGGAGTATCCTCATGAAACTTTCCTTGTTCCGGATTACATTTCAAATGTGATCCTGATACTGAATGAAATAACCAAGCTAGAAATTCCTGTATCCAAACTTGCAGTGCTATGGCGAGCAAACCAGCACCTCAAAAACTTTATAATGACTATTAAATATAATCTTGATTGGCAATTACTTAACTTGGAAAAAGAAGATTATAAACCAAATGAAGATTCCTTACTTACCGGATCTGCACTTACACGGAACTCTGTATCTATTATGGAACTTTGTAAAAGTTCCATTACTATTGAATGCTTGAAAATGCTTTTCAGATTTGTTACTGATGAAGTGGAGTCTATTCACATAATTGACCAAACACTTTTAATGGGTTGTGATGTTCTTCTCTGTAAACTCATATGCCTGAGCAAAAAGATAAAAGCCATTGACCTTTTTAATTGTAATCTCACAAAAGAAacattacattccattgtacAGTCACTATCACAGTCTAGCAGCACCATTGAGTCTATTAACCTCGAAGGAAATGAGATTATGGAAGTGAAAACTATCTGTAACCTGGTCTCGATGCTAGAAACTGTCGAACGTGTACCGGCAATTGTAAAAATTGAAATTGTTGGGTACACATTTAACTTTCGTACATTTCACGACGGTTATAGTTCATTGTCTGTGACATTGAAGAAAGCAGAAACCATAGAACTTGAAATGCTGATAGAAATTATGAAGTTCCCTTCTAACATCCAAAGGATACATTTTACAACGTCAAGTCACTGCATTTTGAATGCTGTGTTGATATCAAAATTGATAATAAAGACTCCCAACTTAGTTGACATCTTTATTCCACAGCTCGAAGGATCATGTCATGATACTGCAACGTTAGCTAAATCCCTTGTTGGGCAGGAAAAAATAGTTGAACTAAAATCAGTGTCGAACAAATCTGGTTTTTACTTCAATATTTCCAGGAAGGAACTCAATTTACCAGCCATGTACAGCGAGAACTTGTGTATCTGCCCTAATGCACTTCAATTATTCATACAGTTACCTCAACCACAATACCTCAAATCCTGCAACTTCTCTGGCCAGAGAAAAGCATTTGAAGATTGTCCAAATTGTGGAAGTAAAGGGGAAACAGCAGTACAAGCATTGTGTGATCTACTTGCCCAAAGCAAAACTTTAAATTTCATCGAGCTAACGGATTGTTATCTCAATAAAAAGCAATTACAAAAACTGTCGTACACACTAAGAGATTTGCCCCAAGTTCAGAAACTAGATGTATCAGGGACCAGCTGTGATGCAGAATCTCTCACGGTCCTGCTAACAACTAATCTGAAGGAAATGACATTTCTTGAGTTTTCACTTATCATCATATTAGATAAGGCAATAAAATATTCTTGGAAAACAAGCACCGAAAACTCTTCTATGCTTATTGCTTCGCTTGTAAAGCATTTGCTTCAAGCAAATCAACACACGGAGCTGATAATGGCTGATGCCAATCTTACTGAATTGCAAATCAAACAGCTCACTCAACTTGCCAATAGCTCCATTACAACATTCCATATTTTGAAGTGTTCATTTGCAACACCACATCTTCTAGTTTCTGGTAGAACGTTTGAAGTATTAACATTTTTTTCGACATCGACCACCTCCAAAGAATCTCTAGGGTTACAATTTTTCAAAACTCTGAACCACAATTCTTTCCTGGTAGTTCTAGAAATATCATTCATAAATTTGAAAGTAGATTGTACCAGTGAAGATCTTGGTGGAACATTTCAAATTATGCTTGAGGAAAATCAACATCTGCAAGAGTTAACTCTAAATGCGTGCGATATCGACGCTACTGTATTATGCCAATTAATGAAAGGGCTCTCGAAAAACAGCAAACTTAAAGTATTACACCTGAGTTTACTTAAAACTTTGAATGAAAGTGTTGGTCCAGCTATTGAATTTATGGTGAAAGAAAATAGATGCTTGCATACTCTGGGTATATCATTTAGTGACATTCACGACTCAGTTTATGAGCACATAGCTACAGGTTTAGGTAGTAATTTCACTCTAAAGGACCTAGTACTTGATGGTTTCAAAGTTACAACTGGATATTTCAGAATGTCTAATTTCAGGCCTACAATACAATCAGTTGATTGGAGGAAAGTCTTCACAATTCTTAACCAAAATAATTCCCTTCAAACCCTCAGTATTTCTACGAATGCAATTTCCAAAGAAGCCTTCGATGCATTGAAGGAACTACTTCAAAGTGGACCAATTATCAATCTGTACACTTGTCAGTGCCAATTTTCTCCCTGTCAGATTCAAGAATTACGCACTATACTTCAGCCAAAAGGGAAGCTGATACACAATACACCTTATCCTGCATCTTTACACAACATCAGAAATACAAGACACATTGAAGATCGTCTTCATAGTCACTTTTAA
- the LOC135343054 gene encoding uncharacterized protein LOC135343054 isoform X6, producing the protein MQTGKATIYDLLKALKSKDIDRSDIVSKIQSLEGEMRENVGLPKEISETKCEELALIGAPTLEELCEISLGADWYLLGLWLGLEDTTLSIIKYYEYSDVLSLSENLLVLKNVMFKKYMEKSYKTEHYRHFSSQLSLVVKYDVDDFFSKKYSTQVNKLEEIEQKLGDSHKVATFQKLFQTQQENRHGMKKNMLIALLRAHFIEEAEKFCSTQGMKLDDFMAENHLLFPDPLECVVSYASYLKGAYKQMPVMPNDWPPEIDIEQQYTKLALIHVSGYYKESSTMEHDYIHGKVDNIVAEKEEIEMNEVFYPIINLVTQKSRLTILMDGAPGVGKTTITRKLCIDWAKGEILKEYHLVILVELREFELNEKNEIVDILLFESLDQVKEVVKHLENPDSLGAHVLLIFDGFDELSAKNRSKQSLFSKIIAGKKLQNCSILITSRPYASGYLKTLQRVNRRVEVLGFSKQQIINYVEKNLVNKAHADTLIQMLKDRLDILSLCYIPLNCRIVLFVFQYLQHNLPATITELYETFILHTIKHHIEKCEENLDEIDDIRSTDSLSNLPPHILRNLDQLSNIAYTGMLQDKLSFQNDNKNVLRLGLLTSHHGITVKSMKCNYQFLHLTIQEFLAARHLMLSSENKLDFFRSHLEKVRFRMVCLFLAGLSKLKFLPPNEPLLGDTVLDLTSSIDEHKISAQDKFLLLAHIVYESQLLDSSQVIPIKSNILDLSGRHLTRFDATIIAKYISATPANHKWEVIDLKDCQLPDESSIYTAMHSINSKMIAIGMSKILSLGCVTFATVLPIMNAVTELSFFLIETISHDMMKEMCMAITSSQTLTKINLPSSEISKKSLTLSSRDMYDGMCTDSFNQLLGFVDTSTLSELSIPYLPHIFTSCDKCDQLPSNTLTSLCKLIERSSSLKYVNVSFCDLSSESIGALLSAVKNSIVSLNIIGNHLDSGVALPLRQIETTEIGGFSCKSKNKTIILEHLRYGHDDSLEYPHETFLVPDYISNVILILNEITKLEIPVSKLAVLWRANQHLKNFIMTIKYNLDWQLLNLEKEDYKPNEDSLLTGSALTRNSVSIMELCKSSITIECLKMLFRFVTDEVESIHIIDQTLLMGCDVLLCKLICLSKKIKAIDLFNCNLTKETLHSIVQSLSQSSSTIESINLEGNEIMEVKTICNLVSMLETVERVPAIVKIEIVGYTFNFRTFHDGYSSLSVTLKKAETIELEMLIEIMKFPSNIQRIHFTTSSHCILNAVLISKLIIKTPNLVDIFIPQLEGSCHDTATLAKSLVGQEKIVELKSVSNKSGFYFNISRKELNLPAMYSENLCICPNALQLFIQLPQPQYLKSCNFSGQRKAFEDCPNCGSKGETAVQALCDLLAQSKTLNFIELTDCYLNKKQLQKLSYTLRDLPQVQKLDVSGTSCDAESLTVLLTTNLKEMTFLEFSLIIILDKAIKYSWKTSTENSSMLIASLVKHLLQANQHTELIMADANLTELQIKQLTQLANSSITTFHILKCSFATPHLLVSGRTFEVLTFFSTSTTSKESLGLQFFKTLNHNSFLVVLEISFINLKVDCTSEDLGGTFQIMLEENQHLQELTLNACDIDATVLCQLMKGLSKNSKLKVLHLSLLKTLNESVGPAIEFMVKENRCLHTLGISFSDIHDSVYEHIATGLGSNFTLKDLVLDGFKVTTGYFRMSNFRPTIQSVDWRKVFTILNQNNSLQTLSISTNAISKEAFDALKELLQSGPIINLYTCQCQFSPCQIQELRTILQPKGKLIHNTPYPASLHNIRNTRHIEDRLHSHF; encoded by the exons ATGCAGACTGGCAAGGCAACCATTTATGATCTGTTAAAAGCATTAAAGAGTAAAGATATTGACCGCTCAGATATTGTCAGTAAAATACAATCACTGGAAGGAGAGATGCGGGAAAATGTAGGACTGCCTAAAGAAATTTCAG AAACCAAATGTGAAGAATTAGCTTTGATAGGAGCACCAACACTAGAAGAGTTGTGTGAAATTTCTCTTGGAGCAGATTGGTATCTACTAGGTCTCTGGCTCGGACTTGAGGATACAACATTAAGCATCATAAAGTACTACGAATATTCTGATGTCTTATCTCTCTCAGAAAATTTACTTGTGCTGAAAAATGTGATGTTTAAAAAATACATGGAAAAGTCTTACAAAACAGAACATTACAGGCACTTTTCTTCGCAACTGTCTTTGGTAGTAAAGTATGATGTAGACGATTTTTTCAGCAAAAAGTATTCGACACAAGTTAACAAATTAGAAGAAATAGAGCAAAAATTAGGAGATAGTCATAAAGTAGCTACATTTCAAAAACTATTTCAAACACAGCAGGAAAACAGACATGGAATGAAGAAAAATATGCTTATAGCACTTCTCAGAGCACATTTCATAGAAGAAGCTGAGAAATTCTGCTCAACACAAG GGATGAAACTAGATGATTTCATGGCCGAAAATCACTTATTATTTCCTGATCCTCTTGAATGTGTTGTAAGTTATGCTAGCTACCTAAAAGGAGCTTACAAGCAAATGCCTGTAATGCCAAATGATTGGCCTCCGGAAATAGATATTGAGCAACAATACACTAAGCTAGCACTTATTCATGTTTCTGGTTATTATAAAGAATCATCTACAATGGAACATGACTATATTCATGGAAAAGTCGACAATATTGTTGCTGAAAAAGAAGAGATTGAAATGAACGAAGTGTTTTATCCTATCATAAACTTGGTGACACAAAAGAGTCGCCTAACAATATTAATGGACGGTGCTCCTGGAGTTGGTAAGACAACCATCACTAGAAAACTATGCATTGATTGGGCCAAGGGTGAAATTCTCAAAGAATATCATTTAGTCATTCTAGTTGAGCTAAGAGAATTTGAACTTAATGAAAAAAATGAAATTGTGGATATTTTGCTTTTTGAGAGTTTAGATCAAGTGAAAGAGGTAGTTAAACACCTTGAAAATCCCGATAGTTTAGGTGCACATGTTTTATTAATATTTGATGGCTTTGATGAACTAAGTGCGAAGAATAGATCCAAGCAATCCCTCTTTTCCAAAATCATTGCTGGAAAAAAGCTTCAAAATTGCTCTATATTAATTACATCTCGGCCGTATGCTTCAGGGTATTTGAAAACACTACAACGTGTAAATCGGCGTGTTGAAGTTCTAGGATTCTCAAAGCAACAAATAATCAACTATGTGGAGAAAAATTTGGTCAATAAggcacatgcagacacactgATTCAAATGCTTAAAGATCGTCTTGACATACTTTCATTGTGCTACATTCCCCTCAACTGTAGAATAGTGCTCTTTGTATTCCAATATCTCCAGCACAACCTACCAGCTACCATCACAGAGCTATATGAGACATTtattttacatactataaaGCACCACATCGAAAAATGTGAAGAAAATTTGGATGAGATAGACGACATCCGTTCCACAGATAGTTTGAGCAATCTTCCACCACACATTCTACGCAATCTTGACCAGCTTAGCAATATAGCATACACTGGTATGCTACAAGATAAGCTTTCTTTCCAAAATGATAATAAAAATGTTTTGCGTCTTGGGTTACTGACCTCACATCATGGTATTACAGTAAAAAGCATGAAGTGTAACTACCAGTTTCTTCACTTAACAATTCAAGAGTTTCTAGCTGCTAGGCACCTAATGTTATCTTCAGAAAACAAACTGGATTTTTTCAGATCACATTTGGAGAAAGTCCGGTTTCGAATGGTTTGTCTTTTTCTGGCTGGTCTGTCAAAGTTAAAGTTTTTACCACCAAATGAGCCTCTTTTAGGAGATACTGTATTGGATTTAACCAGCAGCATTGATGAACATAAAATATCTGCTCAAGATAAATTTCTTCTACTTGCACATATTGTTTATGAAAGCCAGCTACTGGACTCTTCACAAGTGATTCCTATCAAATCCAACATTCTTGATTTATCTGGTAGGCATCTAACTCGATTTGATGCTACTATCATTGCTAAATACATTTCTGCTACCCCTGCTAATCATAAGTGGGAAGTTATTGACTTAAAAGACTGTCAATTACCAGATGAAAGCAGTATTTATACAGCAATGCACTCAATAAATTCTAAAATGATTGCAATAGGAATGTCTAAGATTCTATCATTAGGATGTGTTACTTTTGCTACAGTATTACCTATAATGAATGCTGTTACTGAGTTGTCATTCTTCTTGATAGAGACGATTAGCCACGACATGATGAAAGAAATGTGTATGGCCATTACAAGTAGCCAGACGttgacaaaaattaatttacCTTCATCAGAAATTTCAAAGAAAAGCTTAACGTTAAGCTCTAGAGATATGTACGATGGCATGTGTACGGACTCTTTCAACCAACTACTAGGATTTGTCGACACCAGCACATTATCAGAGCTTTCAATTCCATACCTTCCACACATTTTTACAAGCTGTGACAAGTGTGACCAGTTGCCATCCAATACCCTCACCAGCTTATGCAAATTAATAGAAAGGAGTAGTAGCTTGAAATATGTTAATGTCTCCTTCTGTGATTTATCAAGCGAATCTATCGGTGCCCTTCTATCTGCTGTAAAAAATAGTATTGTTTCTCTCAATATTATTGGAAATCACCTTGATTCCGGTGTAGCTTTGCCATTGCGCCAAATAGAAACGACCGAGATAGGTGGATTTTCATGCAAGAgtaaaaacaaaacaattattCTAGAGCATTTGAGGTATGGTCATGATGACAGTTTGGAGTATCCTCATGAAACTTTCCTTGTTCCGGATTACATTTCAAATGTGATCCTGATACTGAATGAAATAACCAAGCTAGAAATTCCTGTATCCAAACTTGCAGTGCTATGGCGAGCAAACCAGCACCTCAAAAACTTTATAATGACTATTAAATATAATCTTGATTGGCAATTACTTAACTTGGAAAAAGAAGATTATAAACCAAATGAAGATTCCTTACTTACCGGATCTGCACTTACACGGAACTCTGTATCTATTATGGAACTTTGTAAAAGTTCCATTACTATTGAATGCTTGAAAATGCTTTTCAGATTTGTTACTGATGAAGTGGAGTCTATTCACATAATTGACCAAACACTTTTAATGGGTTGTGATGTTCTTCTCTGTAAACTCATATGCCTGAGCAAAAAGATAAAAGCCATTGACCTTTTTAATTGTAATCTCACAAAAGAAacattacattccattgtacAGTCACTATCACAGTCTAGCAGCACCATTGAGTCTATTAACCTCGAAGGAAATGAGATTATGGAAGTGAAAACTATCTGTAACCTGGTCTCGATGCTAGAAACTGTCGAACGTGTACCGGCAATTGTAAAAATTGAAATTGTTGGGTACACATTTAACTTTCGTACATTTCACGACGGTTATAGTTCATTGTCTGTGACATTGAAGAAAGCAGAAACCATAGAACTTGAAATGCTGATAGAAATTATGAAGTTCCCTTCTAACATCCAAAGGATACATTTTACAACGTCAAGTCACTGCATTTTGAATGCTGTGTTGATATCAAAATTGATAATAAAGACTCCCAACTTAGTTGACATCTTTATTCCACAGCTCGAAGGATCATGTCATGATACTGCAACGTTAGCTAAATCCCTTGTTGGGCAGGAAAAAATAGTTGAACTAAAATCAGTGTCGAACAAATCTGGTTTTTACTTCAATATTTCCAGGAAGGAACTCAATTTACCAGCCATGTACAGCGAGAACTTGTGTATCTGCCCTAATGCACTTCAATTATTCATACAGTTACCTCAACCACAATACCTCAAATCCTGCAACTTCTCTGGCCAGAGAAAAGCATTTGAAGATTGTCCAAATTGTGGAAGTAAAGGGGAAACAGCAGTACAAGCATTGTGTGATCTACTTGCCCAAAGCAAAACTTTAAATTTCATCGAGCTAACGGATTGTTATCTCAATAAAAAGCAATTACAAAAACTGTCGTACACACTAAGAGATTTGCCCCAAGTTCAGAAACTAGATGTATCAGGGACCAGCTGTGATGCAGAATCTCTCACGGTCCTGCTAACAACTAATCTGAAGGAAATGACATTTCTTGAGTTTTCACTTATCATCATATTAGATAAGGCAATAAAATATTCTTGGAAAACAAGCACCGAAAACTCTTCTATGCTTATTGCTTCGCTTGTAAAGCATTTGCTTCAAGCAAATCAACACACGGAGCTGATAATGGCTGATGCCAATCTTACTGAATTGCAAATCAAACAGCTCACTCAACTTGCCAATAGCTCCATTACAACATTCCATATTTTGAAGTGTTCATTTGCAACACCACATCTTCTAGTTTCTGGTAGAACGTTTGAAGTATTAACATTTTTTTCGACATCGACCACCTCCAAAGAATCTCTAGGGTTACAATTTTTCAAAACTCTGAACCACAATTCTTTCCTGGTAGTTCTAGAAATATCATTCATAAATTTGAAAGTAGATTGTACCAGTGAAGATCTTGGTGGAACATTTCAAATTATGCTTGAGGAAAATCAACATCTGCAAGAGTTAACTCTAAATGCGTGCGATATCGACGCTACTGTATTATGCCAATTAATGAAAGGGCTCTCGAAAAACAGCAAACTTAAAGTATTACACCTGAGTTTACTTAAAACTTTGAATGAAAGTGTTGGTCCAGCTATTGAATTTATGGTGAAAGAAAATAGATGCTTGCATACTCTGGGTATATCATTTAGTGACATTCACGACTCAGTTTATGAGCACATAGCTACAGGTTTAGGTAGTAATTTCACTCTAAAGGACCTAGTACTTGATGGTTTCAAAGTTACAACTGGATATTTCAGAATGTCTAATTTCAGGCCTACAATACAATCAGTTGATTGGAGGAAAGTCTTCACAATTCTTAACCAAAATAATTCCCTTCAAACCCTCAGTATTTCTACGAATGCAATTTCCAAAGAAGCCTTCGATGCATTGAAGGAACTACTTCAAAGTGGACCAATTATCAATCTGTACACTTGTCAGTGCCAATTTTCTCCCTGTCAGATTCAAGAATTACGCACTATACTTCAGCCAAAAGGGAAGCTGATACACAATACACCTTATCCTGCATCTTTACACAACATCAGAAATACAAGACACATTGAAGATCGTCTTCATAGTCACTTTTAA